A genome region from Chelonia mydas isolate rCheMyd1 chromosome 12, rCheMyd1.pri.v2, whole genome shotgun sequence includes the following:
- the PSMD7 gene encoding 26S proteasome non-ATPase regulatory subunit 7, translating into MPELAVDRVVVHPLVLLSVVDHFNRIGKVGNQKRVVGVLLGSWQKKILDVSNSFAVPFDEDDKDDSVWFLDHDYLENMYGMFKKVNARERIVGWYHTGPKLHKNDIAINELMKRYCPNSVLVIIDVKPKDLGLPTEAYISVEEVHDDGTPTSKTFEHVTSEIGAEEAEEVGVEHLLRDIKDTTVGTLSQRITNQVHGLKGLNSKLLDIRSYLEKVAMGKLPINHQIIYQLQDVFNLLPDVNLQEFVKAFYLKTNDQMVVVYLASLIRSVVALHNLINNKIANRDAEKKEGQEKEESKKERKDEKEKDKEKSDGKKEEKKEKK; encoded by the exons ATGCCGGAGCTGGCCGTGGACCGGGTGGTGGTTCACCCGCTGGTGCTGCTCAGCGTGGTGGATCACTTCAACAG AATAGGAAAAGTTGGGAATCAGAAGCGAGTTGTTGGAGTGTTGCTGGGCTCTTGGCAGAAGAAAATATTAGATGTATCCAACAGTTTTGCAG TCCCTTTCGATGAGGATGATAAAGATGACTCTGTGTGGTTTCTAGACCATGATTATCTGGAGAACATGTATGGAATGTTTAAAAAAGTCAATG CTAGGGAAAGAATTGTTGGATGGTACCACACAGGCCCCAAACTACACAAGAATGACATTGCCATCAATGAACTAATGAAAAGATACTGTCCTAATTCT GTATTGGTAATTATTGATGTAAAGCCAAAGGACCTGGGGCTGCCAACAGAAGCCTATATTTCAGTTGAAGAAGTTCATGAT GATGGAACTCCAACCTCTAAGACTTTTGAACATGTGACCAGTGAAATTGGAGCTGAGGAAGCAGAGGAAGTTGGTGTTGAACACTTGTTACG AGATATTAAAGACACAACAGTGGGCACTCTGTCCCAGCGCATCACAAACCAGGTCCATGGTTTGAAGGGACTGAACTCCAAGCTTCTGGATATCAGGAGCTACCTAGAGAAAGTGGCCATGGGCAAACTACCCATCAATCACCAGATCATCTACCAGCTTCAGGATGTCTTCAACCTGCTGCCAGATGTCAACCTGCAGGAGTTTGTCAAGGCCTTTTACCTGAAGACCAACGACCAGATGGTGGTGGTCTACTTGGCTTCTCTTATCCGGTCTGTGGTTGCCCTGCACAACCTCATCAACAACAAGATTGCCAACAGAGATGCAGAGAAGAAGGAAGGTCAGGAAAAGGAGGAAagcaaaaaggagagaaaagatgagaaggagaaagacaaagagaagagtgatggcaagaaagaggagaaaaaagagaaaaaataa